The following are encoded in a window of Novosphingobium sp. ZN18A2 genomic DNA:
- a CDS encoding acyltransferase: protein MTPPRVLRLEKRHFDTLDLTRMLAAVAVLFWHYQHFFVPDIVPYGFQVNRAGVEPLHRPFALLYDHGHVAVQYFWAVSGFVFAHVYLADPHSRSRFWPARIARLWPLHLLTLCIVALFQAGYLVRNGHYFIYAWNDARHFVLNLFLAQYWGFQQNQSFNGPAWSLSTEIVAYAAFWLLLPVLRRAPGTVAGLLAATTMTLVLAGAPNETVLSCIAYFFGGAGVYALALKDIATPARLVAAAPGLALAAWAAWTFWRSEELATGAATFAVLALAVAVDLADTRRVMRFGKRLGDASYGIYLWHFPLQLLLVLAIPGVQAAAGRTGFLVFFIACSIMAGFASHALFERPAQRAVLRLFDRLRQRRAAAA, encoded by the coding sequence GTGACACCGCCGCGCGTCCTGCGGCTTGAAAAGCGGCATTTCGACACGCTTGACCTTACACGCATGCTGGCGGCGGTGGCGGTGCTGTTCTGGCATTACCAGCACTTCTTCGTGCCCGACATCGTGCCCTACGGTTTCCAGGTGAACCGCGCCGGGGTTGAGCCGCTGCACCGCCCCTTCGCGCTGCTTTACGACCACGGCCATGTCGCCGTGCAGTATTTCTGGGCGGTATCGGGATTCGTCTTCGCGCACGTCTATCTTGCCGATCCGCACAGCCGGTCGCGGTTCTGGCCCGCGCGCATCGCCCGGCTCTGGCCGCTGCACCTGCTGACGCTGTGCATCGTCGCGCTGTTCCAGGCAGGCTATCTGGTGCGCAACGGCCATTATTTCATCTATGCGTGGAACGATGCGCGGCACTTCGTGCTGAACCTGTTCCTGGCGCAATACTGGGGATTCCAGCAGAACCAGTCGTTCAACGGGCCGGCATGGTCGCTTTCGACCGAGATCGTCGCCTATGCCGCGTTCTGGCTGTTGCTGCCGGTGCTGCGGCGCGCGCCCGGCACGGTTGCAGGGTTGCTGGCGGCGACCACGATGACGCTGGTGCTGGCCGGCGCCCCGAACGAGACGGTGCTGTCATGCATCGCCTATTTCTTTGGCGGCGCCGGGGTTTATGCGCTTGCGCTGAAAGATATCGCCACACCGGCGCGGCTGGTTGCGGCCGCCCCCGGTCTGGCGCTGGCCGCGTGGGCGGCATGGACTTTCTGGCGATCGGAAGAACTGGCGACCGGCGCGGCGACATTCGCGGTTCTGGCGCTGGCCGTGGCGGTGGACCTTGCCGACACGCGCCGCGTGATGCGCTTTGGCAAGCGGCTGGGCGATGCGTCCTATGGCATCTACCTGTGGCACTTTCCGCTGCAACTGCTGCTGGTGCTGGCGATTCCCGGCGTCCAGGCGGCGGCGGGGCGGACCGGCTTCCTGGTGTTCTTCATCGCGTGCAGCATCATGGCGGGCTTTGCCAGCCACGCCCTGTTCGAACGGCCGGCGCAGCGCGCGGTGCTGCGCCTGTTCGACCGCCTTCGCCAAAGGCGCGCCGCCGCGGCCTGA
- the ubiB gene encoding 2-polyprenylphenol 6-hydroxylase, whose translation MARPATHIRRLLGWGRVLARHGALRPLEQSPNTPPQVRRLCRIARFGTIQPKDPDYAGAFRAIGPAAIKLGQTLATRPDIVGEDAVHNLLTLQDQLPPVSFDAIRHEIESTFGKPVDALFSEIDPEPVGAASIAQVHRAVTTDGRKVAVKVLRPGIREKFARDIDTYEWAAAHLEAFGGEASRLRPRLTIANFKRWTLRELDLRREAASASELSEGMSAFEGYRIPSIDWDRTNGKVMTLDWIDGIKISKTDEIVAAGHDRKELASRLVLAFLTQAISGGYFHADMHQGNLFVEPDGTIAAIDFGIMGRIDRRARQWLAEILYGLTTGNYRRVAEIHFEAQYVPSYHSVDEFATALRAVGEPMRGKPVSELSVGQMLDGLFAITRDFDMQTQPHLLLLQKTMVMVEGIATQLDPEINMWDTAAPFVRNWIRDELGPEAAIAQRIKDDTETLMRLPALVRRVEEMFPAKGGAPEPPPLPKIELMWEGGKGIGAPMGYVFAALAGAAVVVFSVLAGLFG comes from the coding sequence TTGGCTAGACCCGCAACCCACATCCGCCGCCTTCTCGGCTGGGGTCGCGTTCTGGCGCGGCACGGCGCGCTGCGCCCGCTTGAGCAGAGCCCGAATACCCCGCCGCAGGTTCGCCGCCTGTGCCGGATCGCGCGGTTCGGCACGATCCAGCCGAAAGACCCGGACTATGCCGGCGCCTTCCGCGCAATCGGCCCCGCCGCGATCAAGCTGGGGCAGACGCTGGCGACCCGGCCCGACATCGTGGGAGAGGACGCGGTCCACAACCTGCTGACCTTGCAGGACCAGTTGCCCCCCGTTTCGTTCGACGCGATCCGGCACGAAATCGAATCGACCTTCGGCAAGCCGGTCGATGCGCTGTTTTCCGAAATCGATCCCGAACCGGTCGGCGCCGCGTCCATCGCGCAGGTCCACCGCGCGGTCACGACCGACGGGCGCAAGGTGGCGGTAAAGGTGCTGCGCCCCGGCATCCGCGAGAAATTCGCGCGCGATATCGACACCTACGAATGGGCCGCCGCGCACCTTGAGGCCTTCGGCGGGGAAGCCTCACGGCTGCGCCCGCGCCTGACCATCGCCAATTTCAAACGCTGGACCCTGCGCGAACTGGACCTGCGGCGCGAAGCCGCTTCGGCATCGGAACTGTCGGAAGGGATGAGCGCCTTCGAAGGCTATCGCATCCCCTCTATCGACTGGGACCGCACCAACGGCAAGGTGATGACGCTCGACTGGATCGACGGCATCAAGATCAGCAAGACGGACGAGATCGTGGCCGCCGGGCACGATCGCAAGGAACTGGCCAGCCGGCTGGTGCTCGCCTTCCTGACGCAGGCGATCAGCGGCGGCTATTTCCATGCCGACATGCACCAGGGCAACCTGTTCGTGGAACCTGACGGCACGATTGCCGCGATCGACTTTGGCATCATGGGGCGGATTGACCGGCGCGCGCGCCAGTGGCTCGCCGAAATCCTTTATGGGCTGACCACGGGCAACTATCGCCGCGTGGCGGAAATCCATTTCGAGGCGCAATACGTGCCCAGCTATCATTCGGTCGACGAATTCGCGACCGCCCTGCGCGCGGTGGGAGAGCCGATGCGCGGCAAGCCGGTAAGCGAACTGTCGGTCGGCCAGATGCTTGACGGGCTGTTCGCCATCACCCGCGATTTCGACATGCAGACCCAGCCGCACCTGCTGCTGCTGCAAAAGACGATGGTGATGGTCGAAGGCATCGCCACGCAGCTCGATCCCGAAATCAACATGTGGGATACCGCCGCGCCCTTCGTGCGGAACTGGATTCGCGACGAACTTGGCCCCGAAGCGGCGATTGCGCAGCGGATCAAGGACGATACCGAAACGCTGATGCGCCTGCCCGCGCTGGTGCGCCGGGTGGAAGAGATGTTCCCGGCCAAGGGCGGCGCGCCCGAACCGCCGCCGCTGCCGAAGATCGAGCTGATGTGGGAAGGCGGCAAGGGCATCGGCGCGCCGATGGGCTACGTTTTCGCCGCGCTGGCCGGGGCCGCGGTGGTGGTCTTCAGCGTGCTGGCGGGCCTCTTCGGGTGA
- a CDS encoding class I SAM-dependent methyltransferase, producing the protein MSSPGTNDADTVSFGYEEVSPDEKTRRVGAVFSGVAKKYDIMNDAMSGGMHRLWKDRFVRRVKPREGEDILDMAGGTGDIAFRMAERGARITVSDINQDMLDVGLERAGKRGIDGLVWSCQNAEELSFPDKTFDAYTIAFGIRNVTRIDRALAEAHRVLKRGGRFFCLEFSTTEWPGFAEVYDAYSHKLVPKIGEAIAGDADSYRYLIESIRRFPKMKDFEAMIRAAGFRHTRVEPIMGGLVAIHSGWKV; encoded by the coding sequence ATGAGCAGCCCCGGCACGAACGACGCAGACACGGTTTCCTTCGGCTACGAGGAAGTCTCGCCTGACGAAAAGACCAGGCGCGTGGGCGCGGTGTTTTCGGGCGTCGCGAAGAAATACGACATCATGAACGATGCCATGTCGGGCGGTATGCACCGTTTATGGAAAGACCGCTTCGTGCGCCGCGTGAAGCCGCGCGAGGGCGAAGATATCCTCGACATGGCGGGCGGCACCGGCGACATCGCCTTCCGCATGGCCGAACGCGGCGCGCGCATCACCGTGTCGGACATCAACCAGGACATGCTGGACGTGGGGCTTGAACGCGCGGGCAAGCGCGGGATCGACGGGCTGGTATGGTCATGCCAGAACGCGGAAGAGCTTTCGTTCCCCGACAAGACCTTCGATGCCTATACCATCGCCTTCGGCATCCGCAACGTGACGCGAATCGACCGTGCGCTGGCCGAAGCCCATCGCGTGCTGAAGCGCGGCGGGCGGTTCTTCTGTCTGGAATTCTCCACCACAGAATGGCCGGGCTTCGCCGAAGTCTATGATGCCTATTCGCACAAACTGGTGCCCAAGATCGGAGAGGCCATCGCCGGGGACGCGGATTCCTATCGCTACCTGATCGAATCGATCCGCCGCTTCCCCAAGATGAAGGACTTCGAAGCGATGATCCGCGCGGCGGGATTCCGTCATACCAGGGTGGAGCCGATCATGGGCGGGCTGGTCGCGATCCATTCCGGCTGGAAGGTCTGA
- the mutM gene encoding bifunctional DNA-formamidopyrimidine glycosylase/DNA-(apurinic or apyrimidinic site) lyase, whose product MPELPEVETTVRGLAGVLQDARITRVAVNRPDLRRAFPPDLAQALTGARVTGLGRRAKYGLVHTDRDRTMVFHLGMSGRWRIDPGETGKHDHLVLETDAGHVLALNDARRFGSVDLVDTAELDTWGPFAALGPEPLGEAFNAAALAHALSGRSAAIKLMLLDQRIVAGLGNIYVCEGLNRARIAPAKAAGRVSRQALARLVPAIKDVLAEAIAAGGSTLRDYARPDGELGYFAKDWRVYGREGEPCPCGGTVERVVQGGRSTFFCRKCQR is encoded by the coding sequence ATGCCCGAACTTCCCGAAGTAGAAACCACCGTGCGCGGCCTTGCCGGCGTGCTTCAGGACGCGCGCATCACGCGCGTCGCGGTGAACCGGCCGGACTTGCGCCGCGCCTTCCCGCCCGATCTTGCCCAGGCGCTTACCGGCGCGCGCGTGACGGGGCTTGGCCGCCGCGCGAAATACGGGCTGGTCCACACCGATCGCGACCGGACGATGGTGTTCCATCTGGGGATGAGCGGGCGCTGGCGGATCGATCCGGGGGAAACCGGCAAGCACGACCACCTCGTGCTGGAAACCGATGCGGGGCACGTGCTGGCGTTGAACGACGCGCGGCGCTTCGGTTCGGTCGATCTGGTCGATACCGCCGAACTCGACACCTGGGGGCCGTTCGCCGCGCTGGGGCCGGAACCGCTGGGCGAGGCGTTCAACGCCGCCGCGCTGGCGCACGCTCTTTCCGGGCGCAGCGCGGCGATCAAGCTGATGCTGCTGGACCAGCGGATCGTTGCCGGGCTGGGCAACATCTATGTCTGCGAAGGGCTTAACCGCGCGCGCATCGCCCCCGCGAAGGCGGCAGGGCGCGTCTCTCGGCAGGCGCTGGCGCGATTGGTGCCCGCGATCAAGGACGTTCTGGCAGAAGCGATCGCGGCAGGCGGATCGACGCTGCGCGACTATGCCCGGCCCGATGGCGAGCTTGGCTATTTCGCGAAGGACTGGCGCGTCTATGGGCGCGAGGGTGAGCCATGCCCCTGCGGCGGCACCGTAGAGCGCGTGGTGCAGGGCGGCCGCTCCACCTTCTTCTGCCGCAAGTGCCAGAGGTGA